From Falco cherrug isolate bFalChe1 chromosome 4, bFalChe1.pri, whole genome shotgun sequence, one genomic window encodes:
- the SUGP2 gene encoding SURP and G-patch domain-containing protein 2 isoform X2, with amino-acid sequence MKMASRRITRETFDAVVQDKVKRYRMDRSDAIEDTIHHFKAHSRPIPRPRYEDSFHDDGRYTHDNAQHHPHDDWTEDPRDDYPGPSYRSTSPLIRKDNYYHEQYGRPASRDREFGRPASRDREYGHPASHDREYGRPASHNREYGRPASRDREYGRPASHDREYGRPASHDREYGALASHDQDYGPPDSWESTGPHETDFSSSDILGDFRSPGLMEDEYGNMENQEYDVDFGIQADSEFRPPIRRGSIGRGRALRGKRITRGAVKTKVFKGEIKTPLKKWNTKKLQPSLDQKPAMQPDQMPEAAERPNQRPVTVQRPNQKLPPRPNQRPTITTQRPILRLPKPAHVFRNLSFDLVDKSDIFSTFGIEIIKWAGFHAIKNDAEFSRLFGALFELETETCAKMLASFKCSLKPEHRDYCFFTIKSLQHAALKTPKVDNEFLNMLLDKGAVKTKNCFFEIIKPFDKYIMRLQDRLLKGVTPLLMACNAYELSIKTSGFGNPREMASAFETTVSLCRKSLALLGQTFALASVFRQEKILEAVGLQEMAPAPTLFPNFDDSTLFGREYIENLKAWLEKSGYPIQMKKTEPESTAQLKKPSPDTKVKTPQRADRKVVETIEQLVNSIVSGTLSAKERNAQKNCPEYWFLSDEDSLEYKYYRLKLSEMQRRTSSGKEAGGEGRTLEESATESVRAMLYARKVASIKRRLFKRKRLGILTQHGIRGRRVRRATIGTQTVLSAGTALKHQDKHLQGSVQSKPSVSETSLSEKNSSLDTASSSQCATSSEVSLPAEERADSEDLLAPPELFPPLSSQFPDVDAKTMETAEKLAKFVAQVGPEIEQFSIDNSADNPDLWFLQDRNSSAFKFYRMKVYELCPSINFSAVSEATDTGESAKPEERNLDISEEEEDEEEEEEEDNEEEAEFEEDISQPLEEMEMEQAEEGEEDDMSAGRSVENLAEEMISKTGEEISTGEMQLATSSDGGIPNLSTQASTPAPGALFPRKRISSKSLKVGMIPASKRICLIEEPKVHEPVRIAYDRPRGCPVTKKKKKPKDLEFSHKKLTNRNVGFQMLQKMGWQEGHGLGTRGKGIREPVKVWNYKHFYERIIIQCFHSSCE; translated from the exons ATGAAAATGGCCTCCCGGCGGATCACACGGGAGACGTTCGATGCTGTGGTGCAGGACAAAGTGAAGAGGTACCGCATGGACCGCAGCGATGCTATAGAGGACACCATCCATCATTTCAAAG CTCATTCAAGGCCAATCCCAAGACCAAGATATGAAGACAGTTTTCATGATGATGGAAGATACACTCATGACAACGCCCAGCACCATCCACATGATGACTGGACTGAAGACCCTAGAGATGACTATCCAGGACCTTCTTATAGATCTACTAGTCCTCTCATAAGGAAAGATAACTACTACCATGAACAGTACGGCCGCCCAGCGTCTCGTGACCGGGAATTTGGTCGTCCAGCATCTCGTGACCGGGAGTATGGGCATCCAGCTTCTCATGATCGGGAGTATGGGCGTCCTGCTTCACATAATCGGGAGTATGGGCGCCCAGCATCTCGTGATAGGGAGTATGGGCGCCCAGCCTCCCATGATCGGGAATACGGACGCCCAGCTTCCCATGACCGGGAGTATGGGGCCCTGGCTTCTCATGACCAGGACTATGGCCCTCCTGACTCTTGGGAATCCACTGGACCACATGAAACTGATTTTAGTTCTTCAGATATTTTAGGTGATTTTAGATCACCGGGACTCATGGAAGATGAATATGGCAACATGGAAAATCAGGAGTATGATGTAGACTTTGGAATTCAAGCTGACAGTGAGTTCCGACCCCCAATACGGAGGGGCAGCATTGGCAGGGGAAGAGCTCTGCGAGGAAAGCGTATTACAAGGGGTGCCGTTAAAACTAAAGTATTCAAAGGAGAGATCAAAACTCCCCTAAAGAAATGGAACACTAAAAAACTGCAACCGAGCCTTGATCAGAAGCCAGCGATGCAACCTGATCAAATGCCAGAAGCTGCTGAACGACCAAACCAGAGGCCAGTGACTGTCCAGCGCCCTAATCAAAAGTTGCCTCCGCGACCTAATCAGAGGCCAACTATAACAACCCAGAGACCTATCCTCAGGCTCCCAAAGCCCGCGCATGTTTTCAGAAATCTCAGTTTTGACCTTGTGGATAAATCAGACATTTTTTCAAcatttggaatagaaattataaAATGGGCTGGGTTTCATGCAATAAAAAACGATGCAGAATTTTCCCGGCTCTTCGGAGCTCTCTTCGAGCTAGAGACAGAAACGTGTGCAAAAATGCTTGCTTCGTTCAAATGCTCCTTAAAGCCAGAACACAGAGATTATTGTTTCTTTACTATCAAGAGTTTACAACATGCTGCTCTGAAAACTCCCAAAGTGGACAATGAGTTTTTAAATATGCTATTGGACAAAGGTGCTGTGAAAACAAAGAACTGcttctttgaaataataaaaccttTTGATAAATACATAATGAGGCTACAAGACCGCCTACTGAAAGGTGTTACACCGCTACTTATGGCCTGCAATGCGTATGAGTTGAGCATTAAGACAAGTGGGTTTGGTAATCCAAGAGAAATGGCAAGTGCTTTTGAGACCACTGTTTCTCTGTGTCGTAAGTCCTTAGCTCTTCTGGGTCAGACCTTTGCTCTAGCATCTGTTTTCAGGcaagagaaaatacttgaaGCTGTAGGGCTCCAGGAAATGGCTCCAGCACCAACACTGTTCCCAAACTTTGATGATTCAACTTTGTTTGGAAGAGAGTACATTGAAAACTTGAAGGCTTGGTTGGAGAAGAGTGGATATCcaattcagatgaaaaaaactgaGCCAGAGTCCACAGCACAGCTTAAAAAACCCTCTCCTGACACAAAAGTTAAAA CCCCACAGCGAGCTGATCGAAAAGTCGTAGAGACAATTGAACAGCTAGTGAATAGCATTGTTTCAGGAACCTTGTCTGCCAAAGAGAGAAATGCTCAAAAGAACTGTCCTGAATATTG GTTCTTGTCTGATGAAGATAGTCTAGAATACAAGTATTACAGACTGAAGTTATCAGAGATGCAAAGGCGGACATCATCTGGAAAGGAAGCGGGTGGTGAGGGCAGAACACTAGAAGAATCTGCAACAGAATCAGTCAGGGCCATGTTGTATGCCAGGAAAGTCGCAAGTATTAAGAGAaggctatttaaaagaaaaaggcttggAATTCTCACACAGCATGGTATTCGAGGAAGGAGGGTGAGGAGAGCAACCATAGGGACACAGACTGTGCTTTCAGCTGGTACAGCGCTGAAGCACCAAGACAAGCATCTTCAAGGTTCAGTCCAGTCAAAGCCTTCTGTATCGGAAACCAGCCTGTCTGAGAAGAACTCTTCCCTCGATACAGCCTCATCCTCACAATGTGCTACCAGTTCAGAGGTCTCTCTGCCAGCAGAAGAAAGGGCAGATTCCGAGGATTTATTAGCACCGCCTGAACTTTTCCCACCATTGTCCTCTCAGTTTCCTGACG TGGATGCTAAAACAATGGAAACTGCTGAGAAGCTTGCCAAGTTTGTTGCTCAGGTAGGACCAGAAATTGAGCAGTTCAGCATAGACAACAGTGCAGATAACCCAGACCTTTG GTTTCTACAGGATCGTAACAGTTCTGCTTTCAAATTTTACCGAATGAAAGTCTATGAGTTATGTCCATCTATTAACTTCAGTGCTGTGTCAGAAGCAACTGATACTGGGGAAAGTGCTAAACCTGAAGAGAGAAATTTGGATAtttcagaagaggaagaggatgaagaagaagaggaggaagaagataATGAGGAGGAAGCCGAGTTTGAGGAGGATATCTCCCAGCCTttggaagaaatggaaatggagcaagcagaggagggagaagaggatgACATGTCAGCAGGTAGAAGTGTGGAAAACCTAGCTGAAGAAATGATTTCCAAAACAGGAGAGGAAATTTCAACAGGTGAAATGCAGCTAGCCACCTCATCTGATGGTGGTATACCAAATCTGTCGACACAGGCATCAACTCCTGCTCCTGGTGCCCTGTTTCCTCGCAAACGAATCAGCAGCAAGTCTCTGAAAGTTGGTATGATTCCTGCATCTAAAAGGATTTGCCTCATAGAAGAACCAAAAG TGCATGAACCTGTCAGAATTGCTTATGATAGGCCTCGTGGTTGCCCAGTTACAAAGAAGAAGAAG AAACCAAAAGATTTAGAATTTTCACACAAGAAACTGACAAACAGGAATGTGGGTTTCCAGATGCTTCAGAAGATGGGCTGGCAAGAAGGACATGGCCTTGGTACACGAGGAAAAGGAATCAGAGAGCCTGTAAAAGT ctggAATTATAAACACTTTTATGAAAGAATCATTATCCAATGTTTCCACTCTTCTTGTGAATAA
- the SUGP2 gene encoding SURP and G-patch domain-containing protein 2 isoform X1, with translation MKMASRRITRETFDAVVQDKVKRYRMDRSDAIEDTIHHFKAHSRPIPRPRYEDSFHDDGRYTHDNAQHHPHDDWTEDPRDDYPGPSYRSTSPLIRKDNYYHEQYGRPASRDREFGRPASRDREYGHPASHDREYGRPASHNREYGRPASRDREYGRPASHDREYGRPASHDREYGALASHDQDYGPPDSWESTGPHETDFSSSDILGDFRSPGLMEDEYGNMENQEYDVDFGIQADSEFRPPIRRGSIGRGRALRGKRITRGAVKTKVFKGEIKTPLKKWNTKKLQPSLDQKPAMQPDQMPEAAERPNQRPVTVQRPNQKLPPRPNQRPTITTQRPILRLPKPAHVFRNLSFDLVDKSDIFSTFGIEIIKWAGFHAIKNDAEFSRLFGALFELETETCAKMLASFKCSLKPEHRDYCFFTIKSLQHAALKTPKVDNEFLNMLLDKGAVKTKNCFFEIIKPFDKYIMRLQDRLLKGVTPLLMACNAYELSIKTSGFGNPREMASAFETTVSLCRKSLALLGQTFALASVFRQEKILEAVGLQEMAPAPTLFPNFDDSTLFGREYIENLKAWLEKSGYPIQMKKTEPESTAQLKKPSPDTKVKTPQRADRKVVETIEQLVNSIVSGTLSAKERNAQKNCPEYWFLSDEDSLEYKYYRLKLSEMQRRTSSGKEAGGEGRTLEESATESVRAMLYARKVASIKRRLFKRKRLGILTQHGIRGRRVRRATIGTQTVLSAGTALKHQDKHLQGSVQSKPSVSETSLSEKNSSLDTASSSQCATSSEVSLPAEERADSEDLLAPPELFPPLSSQFPDVDAKTMETAEKLAKFVAQVGPEIEQFSIDNSADNPDLWFLQDRNSSAFKFYRMKVYELCPSINFSAVSEATDTGESAKPEERNLDISEEEEDEEEEEEEDNEEEAEFEEDISQPLEEMEMEQAEEGEEDDMSAGRSVENLAEEMISKTGEEISTGEMQLATSSDGGIPNLSTQASTPAPGALFPRKRISSKSLKVGMIPASKRICLIEEPKVHEPVRIAYDRPRGCPVTKKKKKPKDLEFSHKKLTNRNVGFQMLQKMGWQEGHGLGTRGKGIREPVKVGATSAGEGLGVAGEENKEDAFDVFRQRMIQMYRQKRASK, from the exons ATGAAAATGGCCTCCCGGCGGATCACACGGGAGACGTTCGATGCTGTGGTGCAGGACAAAGTGAAGAGGTACCGCATGGACCGCAGCGATGCTATAGAGGACACCATCCATCATTTCAAAG CTCATTCAAGGCCAATCCCAAGACCAAGATATGAAGACAGTTTTCATGATGATGGAAGATACACTCATGACAACGCCCAGCACCATCCACATGATGACTGGACTGAAGACCCTAGAGATGACTATCCAGGACCTTCTTATAGATCTACTAGTCCTCTCATAAGGAAAGATAACTACTACCATGAACAGTACGGCCGCCCAGCGTCTCGTGACCGGGAATTTGGTCGTCCAGCATCTCGTGACCGGGAGTATGGGCATCCAGCTTCTCATGATCGGGAGTATGGGCGTCCTGCTTCACATAATCGGGAGTATGGGCGCCCAGCATCTCGTGATAGGGAGTATGGGCGCCCAGCCTCCCATGATCGGGAATACGGACGCCCAGCTTCCCATGACCGGGAGTATGGGGCCCTGGCTTCTCATGACCAGGACTATGGCCCTCCTGACTCTTGGGAATCCACTGGACCACATGAAACTGATTTTAGTTCTTCAGATATTTTAGGTGATTTTAGATCACCGGGACTCATGGAAGATGAATATGGCAACATGGAAAATCAGGAGTATGATGTAGACTTTGGAATTCAAGCTGACAGTGAGTTCCGACCCCCAATACGGAGGGGCAGCATTGGCAGGGGAAGAGCTCTGCGAGGAAAGCGTATTACAAGGGGTGCCGTTAAAACTAAAGTATTCAAAGGAGAGATCAAAACTCCCCTAAAGAAATGGAACACTAAAAAACTGCAACCGAGCCTTGATCAGAAGCCAGCGATGCAACCTGATCAAATGCCAGAAGCTGCTGAACGACCAAACCAGAGGCCAGTGACTGTCCAGCGCCCTAATCAAAAGTTGCCTCCGCGACCTAATCAGAGGCCAACTATAACAACCCAGAGACCTATCCTCAGGCTCCCAAAGCCCGCGCATGTTTTCAGAAATCTCAGTTTTGACCTTGTGGATAAATCAGACATTTTTTCAAcatttggaatagaaattataaAATGGGCTGGGTTTCATGCAATAAAAAACGATGCAGAATTTTCCCGGCTCTTCGGAGCTCTCTTCGAGCTAGAGACAGAAACGTGTGCAAAAATGCTTGCTTCGTTCAAATGCTCCTTAAAGCCAGAACACAGAGATTATTGTTTCTTTACTATCAAGAGTTTACAACATGCTGCTCTGAAAACTCCCAAAGTGGACAATGAGTTTTTAAATATGCTATTGGACAAAGGTGCTGTGAAAACAAAGAACTGcttctttgaaataataaaaccttTTGATAAATACATAATGAGGCTACAAGACCGCCTACTGAAAGGTGTTACACCGCTACTTATGGCCTGCAATGCGTATGAGTTGAGCATTAAGACAAGTGGGTTTGGTAATCCAAGAGAAATGGCAAGTGCTTTTGAGACCACTGTTTCTCTGTGTCGTAAGTCCTTAGCTCTTCTGGGTCAGACCTTTGCTCTAGCATCTGTTTTCAGGcaagagaaaatacttgaaGCTGTAGGGCTCCAGGAAATGGCTCCAGCACCAACACTGTTCCCAAACTTTGATGATTCAACTTTGTTTGGAAGAGAGTACATTGAAAACTTGAAGGCTTGGTTGGAGAAGAGTGGATATCcaattcagatgaaaaaaactgaGCCAGAGTCCACAGCACAGCTTAAAAAACCCTCTCCTGACACAAAAGTTAAAA CCCCACAGCGAGCTGATCGAAAAGTCGTAGAGACAATTGAACAGCTAGTGAATAGCATTGTTTCAGGAACCTTGTCTGCCAAAGAGAGAAATGCTCAAAAGAACTGTCCTGAATATTG GTTCTTGTCTGATGAAGATAGTCTAGAATACAAGTATTACAGACTGAAGTTATCAGAGATGCAAAGGCGGACATCATCTGGAAAGGAAGCGGGTGGTGAGGGCAGAACACTAGAAGAATCTGCAACAGAATCAGTCAGGGCCATGTTGTATGCCAGGAAAGTCGCAAGTATTAAGAGAaggctatttaaaagaaaaaggcttggAATTCTCACACAGCATGGTATTCGAGGAAGGAGGGTGAGGAGAGCAACCATAGGGACACAGACTGTGCTTTCAGCTGGTACAGCGCTGAAGCACCAAGACAAGCATCTTCAAGGTTCAGTCCAGTCAAAGCCTTCTGTATCGGAAACCAGCCTGTCTGAGAAGAACTCTTCCCTCGATACAGCCTCATCCTCACAATGTGCTACCAGTTCAGAGGTCTCTCTGCCAGCAGAAGAAAGGGCAGATTCCGAGGATTTATTAGCACCGCCTGAACTTTTCCCACCATTGTCCTCTCAGTTTCCTGACG TGGATGCTAAAACAATGGAAACTGCTGAGAAGCTTGCCAAGTTTGTTGCTCAGGTAGGACCAGAAATTGAGCAGTTCAGCATAGACAACAGTGCAGATAACCCAGACCTTTG GTTTCTACAGGATCGTAACAGTTCTGCTTTCAAATTTTACCGAATGAAAGTCTATGAGTTATGTCCATCTATTAACTTCAGTGCTGTGTCAGAAGCAACTGATACTGGGGAAAGTGCTAAACCTGAAGAGAGAAATTTGGATAtttcagaagaggaagaggatgaagaagaagaggaggaagaagataATGAGGAGGAAGCCGAGTTTGAGGAGGATATCTCCCAGCCTttggaagaaatggaaatggagcaagcagaggagggagaagaggatgACATGTCAGCAGGTAGAAGTGTGGAAAACCTAGCTGAAGAAATGATTTCCAAAACAGGAGAGGAAATTTCAACAGGTGAAATGCAGCTAGCCACCTCATCTGATGGTGGTATACCAAATCTGTCGACACAGGCATCAACTCCTGCTCCTGGTGCCCTGTTTCCTCGCAAACGAATCAGCAGCAAGTCTCTGAAAGTTGGTATGATTCCTGCATCTAAAAGGATTTGCCTCATAGAAGAACCAAAAG TGCATGAACCTGTCAGAATTGCTTATGATAGGCCTCGTGGTTGCCCAGTTACAAAGAAGAAGAAG AAACCAAAAGATTTAGAATTTTCACACAAGAAACTGACAAACAGGAATGTGGGTTTCCAGATGCTTCAGAAGATGGGCTGGCAAGAAGGACATGGCCTTGGTACACGAGGAAAAGGAATCAGAGAGCCTGTAAAAGT GGGTGCTACCTCTGCAGGGGAGGGCTTGGGTGttgcaggggaagaaaataaagaagatgCATTTGATGTTTTCCGTCAAAGAATGATACAAATGTACAGGCAGAAAAGAGCAAGTAAATAG
- the SUGP2 gene encoding SURP and G-patch domain-containing protein 2 isoform X3 yields the protein MKMASRRITRETFDAVVQDKVKRYRMDRSDAIEDTIHHFKAHSRPIPRPRYEDSFHDDGRYTHDNAQHHPHDDWTEDPRDDYPGPSYRSTSPLIRKDNYYHEQYGRPASRDREFGRPASRDREYGHPASHDREYGRPASHNREYGRPASRDREYGRPASHDREYGRPASHDREYGALASHDQDYGPPDSWESTGPHETDFSSSDILGDFRSPGLMEDEYGNMENQEYDVDFGIQADSEFRPPIRRGSIGRGRALRGKRITRGAVKTKVFKGEIKTPLKKWNTKKLQPSLDQKPAMQPDQMPEAAERPNQRPVTVQRPNQKLPPRPNQRPTITTQRPILRLPKPAHVFRNLSFDLVDKSDIFSTFGIEIIKWAGFHAIKNDAEFSRLFGALFELETETCAKMLASFKCSLKPEHRDYCFFTIKSLQHAALKTPKVDNEFLNMLLDKGAVKTKNCFFEIIKPFDKYIMRLQDRLLKGVTPLLMACNAYELSIKTSGFGNPREMASAFETTVSLCRKSLALLGQTFALASVFRQEKILEAVGLQEMAPAPTLFPNFDDSTLFGREYIENLKAWLEKSGYPIQMKKTEPESTAQLKKPSPDTKVKTPQRADRKVVETIEQLVNSIVSGTLSAKERNAQKNCPEYWFLSDEDSLEYKYYRLKLSEMQRRTSSGKEAGGEGRTLEESATESVRAMLYARKVASIKRRLFKRKRLGILTQHGIRGRRVRRATIGTQTVLSAGTALKHQDKHLQGSVQSKPSVSETSLSEKNSSLDTASSSQCATSSEVSLPAEERADSEDLLAPPELFPPLSSQFPDVDAKTMETAEKLAKFVAQVGPEIEQFSIDNSADNPDLWFLQDRNSSAFKFYRMKVYELCPSINFSAVSEATDTGESAKPEERNLDISEEEEDEEEEEEEDNEEEAEFEEDISQPLEEMEMEQAEEGEEDDMSAGRSVENLAEEMISKTGEEISTGEMQLATSSDGGIPNLSTQASTPAPGALFPRKRISSKSLKVGMIPASKRICLIEEPKVHEPVRIAYDRPRGCPVTKKKKKPKDLEFSHKKLTNRNVGFQMLQKMGWQEGHGLGTRGKGIREPVKVSRLSSMKTASFSEHFN from the exons ATGAAAATGGCCTCCCGGCGGATCACACGGGAGACGTTCGATGCTGTGGTGCAGGACAAAGTGAAGAGGTACCGCATGGACCGCAGCGATGCTATAGAGGACACCATCCATCATTTCAAAG CTCATTCAAGGCCAATCCCAAGACCAAGATATGAAGACAGTTTTCATGATGATGGAAGATACACTCATGACAACGCCCAGCACCATCCACATGATGACTGGACTGAAGACCCTAGAGATGACTATCCAGGACCTTCTTATAGATCTACTAGTCCTCTCATAAGGAAAGATAACTACTACCATGAACAGTACGGCCGCCCAGCGTCTCGTGACCGGGAATTTGGTCGTCCAGCATCTCGTGACCGGGAGTATGGGCATCCAGCTTCTCATGATCGGGAGTATGGGCGTCCTGCTTCACATAATCGGGAGTATGGGCGCCCAGCATCTCGTGATAGGGAGTATGGGCGCCCAGCCTCCCATGATCGGGAATACGGACGCCCAGCTTCCCATGACCGGGAGTATGGGGCCCTGGCTTCTCATGACCAGGACTATGGCCCTCCTGACTCTTGGGAATCCACTGGACCACATGAAACTGATTTTAGTTCTTCAGATATTTTAGGTGATTTTAGATCACCGGGACTCATGGAAGATGAATATGGCAACATGGAAAATCAGGAGTATGATGTAGACTTTGGAATTCAAGCTGACAGTGAGTTCCGACCCCCAATACGGAGGGGCAGCATTGGCAGGGGAAGAGCTCTGCGAGGAAAGCGTATTACAAGGGGTGCCGTTAAAACTAAAGTATTCAAAGGAGAGATCAAAACTCCCCTAAAGAAATGGAACACTAAAAAACTGCAACCGAGCCTTGATCAGAAGCCAGCGATGCAACCTGATCAAATGCCAGAAGCTGCTGAACGACCAAACCAGAGGCCAGTGACTGTCCAGCGCCCTAATCAAAAGTTGCCTCCGCGACCTAATCAGAGGCCAACTATAACAACCCAGAGACCTATCCTCAGGCTCCCAAAGCCCGCGCATGTTTTCAGAAATCTCAGTTTTGACCTTGTGGATAAATCAGACATTTTTTCAAcatttggaatagaaattataaAATGGGCTGGGTTTCATGCAATAAAAAACGATGCAGAATTTTCCCGGCTCTTCGGAGCTCTCTTCGAGCTAGAGACAGAAACGTGTGCAAAAATGCTTGCTTCGTTCAAATGCTCCTTAAAGCCAGAACACAGAGATTATTGTTTCTTTACTATCAAGAGTTTACAACATGCTGCTCTGAAAACTCCCAAAGTGGACAATGAGTTTTTAAATATGCTATTGGACAAAGGTGCTGTGAAAACAAAGAACTGcttctttgaaataataaaaccttTTGATAAATACATAATGAGGCTACAAGACCGCCTACTGAAAGGTGTTACACCGCTACTTATGGCCTGCAATGCGTATGAGTTGAGCATTAAGACAAGTGGGTTTGGTAATCCAAGAGAAATGGCAAGTGCTTTTGAGACCACTGTTTCTCTGTGTCGTAAGTCCTTAGCTCTTCTGGGTCAGACCTTTGCTCTAGCATCTGTTTTCAGGcaagagaaaatacttgaaGCTGTAGGGCTCCAGGAAATGGCTCCAGCACCAACACTGTTCCCAAACTTTGATGATTCAACTTTGTTTGGAAGAGAGTACATTGAAAACTTGAAGGCTTGGTTGGAGAAGAGTGGATATCcaattcagatgaaaaaaactgaGCCAGAGTCCACAGCACAGCTTAAAAAACCCTCTCCTGACACAAAAGTTAAAA CCCCACAGCGAGCTGATCGAAAAGTCGTAGAGACAATTGAACAGCTAGTGAATAGCATTGTTTCAGGAACCTTGTCTGCCAAAGAGAGAAATGCTCAAAAGAACTGTCCTGAATATTG GTTCTTGTCTGATGAAGATAGTCTAGAATACAAGTATTACAGACTGAAGTTATCAGAGATGCAAAGGCGGACATCATCTGGAAAGGAAGCGGGTGGTGAGGGCAGAACACTAGAAGAATCTGCAACAGAATCAGTCAGGGCCATGTTGTATGCCAGGAAAGTCGCAAGTATTAAGAGAaggctatttaaaagaaaaaggcttggAATTCTCACACAGCATGGTATTCGAGGAAGGAGGGTGAGGAGAGCAACCATAGGGACACAGACTGTGCTTTCAGCTGGTACAGCGCTGAAGCACCAAGACAAGCATCTTCAAGGTTCAGTCCAGTCAAAGCCTTCTGTATCGGAAACCAGCCTGTCTGAGAAGAACTCTTCCCTCGATACAGCCTCATCCTCACAATGTGCTACCAGTTCAGAGGTCTCTCTGCCAGCAGAAGAAAGGGCAGATTCCGAGGATTTATTAGCACCGCCTGAACTTTTCCCACCATTGTCCTCTCAGTTTCCTGACG TGGATGCTAAAACAATGGAAACTGCTGAGAAGCTTGCCAAGTTTGTTGCTCAGGTAGGACCAGAAATTGAGCAGTTCAGCATAGACAACAGTGCAGATAACCCAGACCTTTG GTTTCTACAGGATCGTAACAGTTCTGCTTTCAAATTTTACCGAATGAAAGTCTATGAGTTATGTCCATCTATTAACTTCAGTGCTGTGTCAGAAGCAACTGATACTGGGGAAAGTGCTAAACCTGAAGAGAGAAATTTGGATAtttcagaagaggaagaggatgaagaagaagaggaggaagaagataATGAGGAGGAAGCCGAGTTTGAGGAGGATATCTCCCAGCCTttggaagaaatggaaatggagcaagcagaggagggagaagaggatgACATGTCAGCAGGTAGAAGTGTGGAAAACCTAGCTGAAGAAATGATTTCCAAAACAGGAGAGGAAATTTCAACAGGTGAAATGCAGCTAGCCACCTCATCTGATGGTGGTATACCAAATCTGTCGACACAGGCATCAACTCCTGCTCCTGGTGCCCTGTTTCCTCGCAAACGAATCAGCAGCAAGTCTCTGAAAGTTGGTATGATTCCTGCATCTAAAAGGATTTGCCTCATAGAAGAACCAAAAG TGCATGAACCTGTCAGAATTGCTTATGATAGGCCTCGTGGTTGCCCAGTTACAAAGAAGAAGAAG AAACCAAAAGATTTAGAATTTTCACACAAGAAACTGACAAACAGGAATGTGGGTTTCCAGATGCTTCAGAAGATGGGCTGGCAAGAAGGACATGGCCTTGGTACACGAGGAAAAGGAATCAGAGAGCCTGTAAAAGT ttCCAGGCTCTCTTCCATGAAGACTGCAAGCTTCAGTGAACATTTTAACTAA